The proteins below are encoded in one region of Canis lupus familiaris isolate Mischka breed German Shepherd chromosome 21, alternate assembly UU_Cfam_GSD_1.0, whole genome shotgun sequence:
- the OR52X1 gene encoding olfactory receptor 52K1 isoform X1 produces MILSNNSHFPHTFFLAGIPGLTAAHIWISLPFCFMFFLAMTGNCVLLFLIRTERSLHHPMFFFLAMLSFVDLVLSLSTLPKMLAIFWFGATAISSHSCLSQMFFIHAFSAMESGVLVAMAMDRFVAICNPLHYATILTPFVVAKIGGLVVLRGVGLTISFPTLARRLPYCGSHTIAYTYCEHMAVVKLACGATTVDNLYAFAVAIFLGVGDVAFIAYSYGQIVRTVINFPSPEARAKAGSTCTAHVCVIFFFYGPGFLSVVMQRFGPPTASAAKVILANLYLLFPPALDPIVYGVKTKQIRDQLFKMLRPKQIDPT; encoded by the coding sequence ATGATTCTTTCCAATAATTCTCACTTCCCACATACTTTCTTCTTGGCTGGTATCCCAGGACTGACTGCTGCCCACATTTGGATCTCACTTCCCTTTTGCTTCATGTTCTTCCTGGCAATGACTGGGAATTGTGTCCTGCTTTTTCTTATCCGGACAGAGCGCAGCCTTCACCatcccatgtttttctttcttgccatGCTCTCCTTTGTCGAcctggttctctccctctccactctgCCCAAGATGCTGGCCATTTTCTGGTTTGGTGCTACAGCTATCAGCTCCCACTCCTGTCTTTCCCAGATGTTCTTCATCCATGCATTCTCTGCTATGGAGTCAGGAGTGCTGGTGGCCATGGCCATGGACCGCTTTGTGGCCATCTGTAACCCACTACATTATGCAACTATTCTTACACCATTTGTTGTTGCCAAGATTGGAGGCCTGGTGGTTCTGCGAGGTGTGGGGTTGACCATCTCCTTTCCAACCTTGGCTCGTCGGCTGCCCTACTGTGGCTCTCATACAATTGCCTATACCTACTGTGAGCATATGGCAGTAGTAAAGTTGGCCTGTGGCGCCACCACTGTGGATAATCTCTATGCCTTTGCTGTGGCAATCTTTCTTGGTGTGGGGGATGTGGCCTTTATTGCTTACTCCTATGGGCAGATTGTGAGGACTGTGATTAATTTTCCTTCACCTGAGGCACGTGCTAAAGCAGGCAGCACATGTACAGCTCATGTCTGTGTCATCTTCTTCTTCTATGGACCAGGCTTTCTTTCTGTGGTCATGCAGCGCTTTGGCCCACCTACAGCCTCTGCTGCTAAGGTTATTCTTGCCAATCTCTACTTGCTCTTTCCCCCTGCCCTGGACCCCATTGTCTATGGGGTCAAGACCAAACAGATTCGTGATCAGCTGTTTAAAATGCTAAGGCCCAAGCAGATTGATCCCACCTGA